A genomic segment from Pseudomonas sp. M30-35 encodes:
- the leuS gene encoding leucine--tRNA ligase — MHEQYQPREIEAAAQSQWDAQKSFVVSEQPGKETFYCLSMFPYPSGKLHMGHVRNYTIGDVIARYQRMQGKNVLQPMGWDAFGMPAENAAMKNKVAPAKWTYENIDYMKTQLKSLGLAIDWTREVTTCKPDYYRWEQWLFTRLFEKGVIYRKNGSVNWDPVDQTVLANEQVIDGRGWRSGALIEKREIPMYYFKITAYADELLSSLDELDGWPEQVKTMQRNWIGKSRGMEVCFPYDVASIGSSGELKVFTTRPDTLMGATYVAVAAEHPLATQAAQGNPELQAFIDECKRGGVAEADIATQEKKGLPTSLFVEHPLTGAKLPVWVANYVLMHYGDGAVMAVPAHDERDFEFATKYDLPIKTVVRTSAGDETPAPWQDAYGEHGELINSGEFDGLDFPGAFDAIEVALQKKSLGQSRTQFRLRDWGISRQRYWGCPIPIVHCDSCGDVPVPEDQLPVVLPEDVVPDGAGSPLARMPEFYECSCPKCGAPAKRETDTMDTFVESSWYFARYASPNYTGGMVDPDAANHWLPVDQYIGGIEHAILHLLYARFFHKLMRDEGLLSSNEPFKKLLTQGMVVADTYYRIAENGGKDWFNPADVEIEHDSKGKVTAARLKADGLPVEIGGTEKMSKSKNNGVDPQAMIDQYGADTCRLFMMFASPPDMSLEWSDSGVEGASRFMRRVWRLAQAHVNAGLPSAKLQTELNDAQKEVRRAIHLAIKQASQDIGQHHKFNTAIAAVMTLMNVLEKAAQTTDQDRALLQEGLETVVLLLAPITPHISHEIWQQLGHEVAAIDSSWPQLDESALVQDNLTLVIQVNGKLRGQIEMPASASREEVEAAARVNENVLRFTEGMTIRKVIVVPGKLVNIVAN, encoded by the coding sequence ATGCACGAACAGTATCAGCCACGCGAAATCGAAGCCGCCGCGCAATCCCAGTGGGATGCGCAGAAATCCTTTGTAGTGAGCGAACAGCCAGGCAAAGAAACATTCTATTGCCTGTCGATGTTCCCCTACCCGAGCGGCAAGTTGCACATGGGTCATGTGCGCAACTACACCATCGGTGATGTGATTGCCCGCTACCAACGTATGCAGGGCAAGAACGTACTCCAGCCAATGGGCTGGGACGCCTTTGGCATGCCAGCTGAAAACGCTGCCATGAAGAACAAGGTTGCGCCCGCCAAATGGACCTACGAAAACATCGATTACATGAAGACCCAGCTGAAGAGCCTGGGCTTGGCAATCGACTGGACGCGTGAAGTCACCACCTGCAAGCCTGACTACTATCGTTGGGAGCAGTGGCTATTCACCCGCCTGTTTGAAAAAGGCGTGATCTACCGTAAAAACGGCAGCGTCAACTGGGACCCAGTCGACCAGACCGTTTTGGCCAACGAACAAGTTATCGACGGTCGCGGCTGGCGCAGTGGCGCGTTGATCGAAAAACGCGAAATCCCGATGTATTACTTCAAGATCACCGCTTACGCGGATGAACTCTTGAGCAGCCTTGATGAACTGGATGGCTGGCCTGAACAGGTCAAGACCATGCAGCGCAACTGGATCGGTAAGTCGCGCGGCATGGAAGTCTGCTTTCCGTATGATGTTGCCAGCATTGGCAGCAGCGGCGAACTGAAAGTATTCACCACCCGCCCAGACACCTTGATGGGTGCGACTTATGTTGCTGTAGCGGCGGAACACCCGCTCGCGACTCAAGCAGCGCAAGGCAACCCTGAGCTGCAAGCATTTATCGATGAGTGCAAGCGTGGCGGTGTCGCTGAAGCCGATATCGCAACCCAGGAAAAGAAAGGCCTACCGACTTCATTGTTCGTAGAACACCCACTGACTGGCGCCAAGCTGCCAGTTTGGGTCGCTAACTACGTCTTGATGCACTACGGCGACGGTGCTGTTATGGCCGTGCCTGCACACGACGAGCGCGACTTTGAATTCGCCACCAAGTATGACCTGCCAATCAAAACTGTAGTTCGTACCAGCGCCGGTGATGAAACACCTGCTCCTTGGCAAGACGCCTATGGCGAGCACGGCGAACTGATCAACTCTGGCGAGTTTGATGGTCTCGACTTCCCCGGTGCGTTCGATGCAATCGAAGTCGCCCTGCAAAAGAAAAGCCTCGGTCAGTCCCGCACTCAATTCCGCCTGCGCGATTGGGGCATCAGCCGTCAGCGTTATTGGGGCTGCCCAATCCCGATCGTGCATTGCGACAGCTGTGGCGATGTGCCCGTACCGGAAGACCAACTGCCTGTCGTGCTACCCGAAGATGTAGTACCGGACGGCGCAGGTTCACCACTGGCGCGCATGCCTGAGTTTTATGAGTGCAGCTGCCCGAAATGTGGCGCACCGGCCAAGCGCGAAACCGACACCATGGACACCTTCGTTGAATCGTCCTGGTACTTCGCACGCTATGCCTCACCAAACTACACCGGCGGCATGGTTGACCCAGACGCAGCCAACCACTGGCTCCCGGTCGATCAATACATCGGCGGCATCGAACACGCGATTCTGCACCTGCTGTATGCACGCTTCTTCCACAAGTTGATGCGTGACGAAGGCCTGCTTAGCTCTAACGAGCCGTTCAAGAAGTTGCTGACCCAAGGCATGGTGGTCGCTGATACTTACTACCGCATAGCTGAAAACGGTGGCAAGGACTGGTTCAACCCGGCTGATGTCGAGATTGAGCACGACAGCAAAGGCAAAGTCACTGCCGCAAGGCTCAAGGCTGACGGCCTGCCAGTTGAAATTGGCGGTACCGAGAAGATGTCGAAGTCGAAAAACAACGGCGTCGATCCGCAAGCCATGATCGACCAGTACGGCGCAGATACTTGCCGCCTGTTCATGATGTTCGCCTCACCGCCCGACATGAGCCTGGAATGGTCGGACTCAGGCGTTGAAGGCGCTAGCCGCTTCATGCGCCGTGTTTGGCGTCTGGCTCAGGCACACGTCAATGCAGGGCTTCCGAGTGCCAAGCTACAAACTGAACTGAACGACGCACAAAAAGAAGTGCGCCGCGCTATTCACCTGGCAATCAAGCAAGCCAGCCAGGATATTGGCCAGCACCACAAGTTCAACACCGCAATTGCTGCCGTGATGACCTTGATGAACGTGCTTGAGAAAGCCGCGCAGACCACAGACCAAGATCGCGCCCTGTTGCAGGAAGGCCTGGAAACGGTGGTGCTGCTGCTGGCACCTATAACACCGCACATCAGCCACGAAATCTGGCAGCAGTTGGGCCATGAAGTTGCGGCAATCGACTCCAGCTGGCCACAACTGGATGAGTCGGCCCTGGTACAAGACAACTTGACGCTGGTGATTCAGGTCAACGGTAAGCTGCGCGGACAAATTGAAATGCCTGCCAGCGCCAGCCGTGAAGAAGTCGAAGCGGCTGCGCGGGTTAACGAAAACGTGCTGCGCTTCACCGAAGGCATGACCATCCGCAAAGTGATCGTAGTACCGGGTAAACTGGTCAACATCGTCGCTAACTGA
- a CDS encoding YdcF family protein — protein sequence MPLRFLIKQLCMPPGVLFILLILAWWLRKRAPRIATCCFVCGAGGLYVMSLPVAVEWAARQIETEPALNAEQIGQLAQTADAIVVLGAGRDQGDAAWAEDQPSALAIERLRYASRLAKASGLPVLITGGLHFGKPPSEATIMANVLAEDFAVATRWQESQSRTTWENAQFSRQILEAEKINRVVLVTQAFHMARSRWSFEQVGFQVVPAPVGSLARLDARPDGGWLPDGKAFMQSTWLINEAIGHVAYRLFY from the coding sequence ATGCCGCTTCGTTTCCTGATCAAACAACTGTGCATGCCGCCCGGCGTGTTGTTCATCCTGCTTATTCTCGCGTGGTGGCTGCGTAAACGTGCGCCGCGAATTGCCACATGTTGCTTTGTGTGTGGGGCCGGAGGGCTCTACGTGATGAGTTTGCCGGTGGCGGTTGAATGGGCTGCGCGACAGATCGAAACAGAGCCCGCACTGAACGCAGAGCAAATAGGCCAGCTGGCGCAGACTGCCGATGCCATCGTCGTGCTCGGCGCCGGCCGTGATCAAGGGGATGCGGCATGGGCGGAAGATCAACCCAGCGCATTAGCGATTGAGCGCCTGCGTTATGCCTCTAGGTTGGCTAAGGCTTCAGGATTGCCGGTGTTGATAACCGGTGGACTGCATTTCGGTAAGCCACCCAGCGAGGCGACCATCATGGCCAACGTGTTGGCCGAGGATTTTGCGGTGGCTACTCGCTGGCAAGAATCACAGAGTCGTACCACGTGGGAAAATGCGCAGTTCAGTCGGCAGATACTCGAGGCAGAGAAGATCAATCGAGTGGTGTTGGTCACCCAGGCGTTTCATATGGCGCGTTCGCGCTGGAGTTTCGAGCAGGTTGGCTTTCAGGTAGTGCCCGCGCCAGTTGGGTCTCTGGCCCGTTTGGATGCACGACCAGATGGAGGTTGGCTACCGGACGGTAAAGCTTTTATGCAAAGTACCTGGCTGATTAACGAGGCGATTGGCCATGTTGCCTATCGCCTCTTTTATTAA
- the lnt gene encoding apolipoprotein N-acyltransferase: MRWITRPGWLGNLISMAAGAITTFALAPFDIWPLALLSIALLYLGLRDLAPRKAAGRGWCYGFGLFAAGTSWVYVSIHTFGDASPLLAGLLTLGFVAGLGLFFALTAFLWARWIRRPEAPLADALAFAAVWVAQEAFRGWFLTGFPWLYAGYSQLDGPLTGLAPIGGVWLISFALALCAALAVNLYSLRKRPAFLMAGAVLLAAPWLSGLVLNGYAWTKPAGQPQSVLSIQGNIEQSMKWDPAKLEAQLELYRDLTLNAKPTDLIIWPETAVPVLKDQALDYLSSMDRFASERKSALITGVPIRQPNKAGEMRYYNGVTVLGQGSGDYLKQKLVPFGEYVPLQEVLRGLIAFFDLPMSDFARGDSDQPLLEAKGYRIATLICYEVVYPEFAAELAAKSDLLLTVSNDAWFGDSIGPLQHLQMAQMRALEAGRWMIRTTNNGMTVLIDPMGKITAQLPQFKRGMLYGSVQPMQQLTPYLQFRSWPLIIICTLLLGWALLASRMAKTV; this comes from the coding sequence ATGCGCTGGATCACCCGCCCGGGCTGGCTAGGCAACCTGATTAGCATGGCTGCAGGTGCCATCACCACATTTGCACTTGCACCCTTCGATATCTGGCCGCTGGCGCTGCTGTCTATCGCGCTGCTTTACCTTGGCCTGCGTGATCTTGCACCACGCAAAGCGGCTGGACGCGGCTGGTGCTATGGTTTTGGCCTGTTTGCCGCTGGCACTAGCTGGGTCTACGTCAGCATCCATACTTTTGGTGATGCCTCACCCTTACTCGCTGGCCTGTTAACCCTTGGCTTTGTTGCAGGCCTGGGCTTGTTTTTTGCCCTTACAGCGTTTCTTTGGGCACGCTGGATCCGCCGCCCTGAAGCACCATTGGCCGATGCACTGGCGTTCGCCGCCGTGTGGGTCGCTCAAGAAGCATTTCGTGGCTGGTTCTTGACCGGCTTCCCATGGCTTTATGCAGGCTACAGCCAACTCGACGGCCCGCTGACCGGCCTCGCACCCATCGGTGGTGTATGGCTGATCTCATTTGCCCTCGCGCTCTGCGCCGCCTTAGCCGTCAACCTTTACTCGCTGCGCAAGCGCCCAGCGTTTTTAATGGCTGGCGCAGTGCTATTGGCCGCGCCTTGGCTCAGCGGTCTGGTGCTCAATGGCTATGCCTGGACCAAACCTGCCGGGCAGCCGCAAAGCGTACTGTCGATCCAAGGCAATATAGAGCAAAGCATGAAATGGGACCCGGCCAAGCTTGAAGCACAACTTGAGCTGTATCGCGACCTGACGCTAAATGCCAAGCCAACAGATTTGATCATCTGGCCTGAAACGGCAGTGCCGGTACTCAAAGACCAGGCGCTGGATTACCTGAGCAGCATGGATCGCTTTGCCAGCGAGCGGAAAAGCGCACTGATCACCGGGGTACCGATTCGCCAGCCAAATAAAGCTGGAGAGATGCGCTATTACAACGGTGTGACCGTGCTTGGCCAAGGCAGTGGCGACTATCTCAAGCAAAAGCTGGTGCCATTTGGCGAGTACGTGCCACTGCAAGAAGTGCTGCGCGGCCTGATCGCCTTCTTCGACCTGCCAATGTCTGACTTTGCCCGTGGCGACTCCGACCAGCCCCTGCTTGAAGCCAAAGGCTACAGAATCGCAACCTTGATCTGTTACGAAGTGGTTTATCCGGAGTTTGCCGCCGAACTTGCAGCCAAGAGCGACCTATTGCTCACGGTCAGCAACGACGCCTGGTTTGGCGATTCAATCGGCCCGTTGCAACACTTGCAGATGGCGCAAATGCGCGCTCTGGAAGCAGGTCGCTGGATGATTCGCACCACCAACAATGGCATGACTGTGCTGATCGACCCAATGGGCAAAATCACCGCCCAACTGCCGCAGTTCAAGCGCGGCATGCTCTACGGCAGCGTGCAGCCGATGCAGCAGTTGACCCCTTATCTACAGTTTCGCTCGTGGCCGCTGATCATCATTTGCACGCTGTTGCTTGGCTGGGCCTTGCTGGCCAGCCGCATGGCCAAAACGGTTTAA
- a CDS encoding HlyC/CorC family transporter, which yields MSEDRSSNEQKSWLNKLTQAFAHEPKNRQELLEVLREAHQNKLLDSEALAIVEGAIQVADLQVRDIMVPRSQMISIKATQTPKEFLPSIIDAAHSRYPVVGESLDDVIGILLAKDLLPLILQDEQQNFNIKDLLRPATFVPESKRLNVLLREFRANHNHMAVVIDEYGGVAGLVTIEDVLEQIVGDIEDEHDVEEDSYVKPLPSGDFLVKALTPIENFNEAFGTNFSDDEFDTVGGLVMSAFGHLPKRNEVTEIGGFRFRILNADSRRVHLLRLSPLVG from the coding sequence ATGAGCGAAGACCGATCGAGCAACGAGCAAAAGTCATGGCTGAATAAGCTGACACAGGCTTTTGCTCACGAGCCGAAAAACCGTCAAGAACTGCTGGAAGTCCTGCGCGAAGCGCACCAGAACAAGCTACTCGACAGCGAGGCGCTAGCCATCGTTGAAGGTGCTATTCAGGTGGCTGACCTGCAAGTTCGCGACATTATGGTTCCACGTTCACAGATGATCAGCATCAAAGCCACGCAAACTCCAAAAGAGTTTCTGCCATCAATTATCGATGCCGCGCACTCGCGCTACCCGGTAGTGGGTGAAAGCCTTGATGACGTGATCGGCATCCTGCTTGCCAAGGATCTGCTCCCGCTGATCCTGCAAGACGAGCAACAGAACTTCAACATCAAAGACCTGCTGCGTCCGGCAACTTTTGTCCCAGAGTCCAAACGGCTTAATGTGCTGCTGCGCGAGTTCCGCGCCAATCACAACCACATGGCGGTGGTGATTGACGAATACGGCGGCGTCGCAGGCCTGGTGACAATTGAAGACGTGCTTGAGCAGATCGTCGGCGATATTGAAGACGAGCATGACGTCGAGGAAGACAGCTACGTCAAACCGCTGCCAAGCGGCGACTTTCTGGTCAAAGCACTGACCCCGATCGAAAACTTCAACGAAGCCTTCGGCACCAACTTTTCCGATGATGAGTTCGATACCGTTGGCGGCCTGGTCATGAGCGCCTTTGGTCACCTGCCAAAACGCAATGAAGTGACTGAGATCGGCGGCTTTCGCTTCCGCATCCTCAACGCTGACAGCCGGCGCGTACATTTGCTGCGCTTGTCACCTCTAGTAGGCTGA
- the ybeY gene encoding rRNA maturation RNase YbeY: MMVELDLQIASNASDLPSEAQFTQWCEVALRQRTADSELTIRLVDEAEGLELNHTYRQREYATNVLSFPADVPDEMLDIPLLGDLVICAPVVAREAIEQEKSLTAHWAHLVIHGCLHLLGYDHIEDAEAEEMEALERTLLAELGHPDPYADDE, translated from the coding sequence GTGATGGTTGAGCTGGACTTACAGATCGCCAGCAATGCCAGCGATTTACCCAGCGAAGCGCAATTTACTCAGTGGTGCGAGGTTGCTCTACGCCAGCGCACCGCCGACTCTGAACTAACCATACGCCTGGTCGATGAAGCAGAAGGACTTGAGCTCAACCACACTTACCGCCAACGCGAGTACGCCACCAACGTACTCTCGTTCCCTGCGGACGTGCCGGATGAGATGCTCGACATTCCCCTGCTTGGCGACTTGGTCATTTGCGCGCCAGTAGTGGCTCGCGAAGCCATCGAGCAAGAAAAAAGCCTGACTGCCCACTGGGCACATCTGGTGATTCACGGCTGCCTGCACCTTCTCGGCTACGACCACATCGAAGATGCCGAAGCCGAGGAAATGGAAGCTTTAGAACGTACACTGCTCGCCGAGCTGGGTCATCCCGACCCTTATGCCGACGACGAATGA
- a CDS encoding PhoH family protein, which translates to MNTQTAPHHFILEPFEANRFANLCGQFDENLRLIEQRLEIEIRNRGNQFELLGDSEQTRAAEQLLRRLYREAQNTELSPDTVHLFLQESGIEELKSSTVESTIGLRTRKGMIRPRGANQQAYVKSILEHDINFGIGPAGTGKTYLAVACAVDALEREQIRRILLVRPAVEAGEKLGFLPGDLSQKIDPYLRPLYDALYEMLGFEHVARLIEKQVIEVAPLAYMRGRTLNNSFIILDESQNTTLEQMKMFLTRIGFGSTAVITGDITQVDLPRGSKSGLTHVIDVLRDVPGISFTHFKPKDVVRHPLVQRIVEAYERFEDHAHNKPANERGNGDG; encoded by the coding sequence TTGAATACACAGACAGCACCACATCATTTCATCCTCGAGCCATTCGAAGCCAATCGCTTCGCCAATCTGTGCGGGCAATTTGACGAGAACCTGCGCCTGATTGAACAGCGCCTCGAGATCGAAATTCGCAATCGCGGCAATCAGTTCGAATTACTTGGCGATAGCGAGCAAACCCGTGCAGCAGAGCAACTGTTGCGCCGTCTCTACCGTGAAGCCCAAAACACAGAATTGTCTCCAGACACAGTGCATCTGTTTTTGCAGGAGTCCGGTATCGAGGAGCTGAAAAGCTCAACGGTCGAATCCACTATTGGCCTGCGCACGCGCAAAGGCATGATCCGGCCACGGGGAGCCAATCAGCAGGCTTACGTCAAATCGATACTCGAGCACGACATCAACTTCGGCATTGGCCCGGCAGGCACCGGTAAAACCTACCTTGCAGTGGCCTGCGCAGTTGACGCATTGGAGCGCGAGCAAATTCGCCGCATTCTCTTGGTGCGTCCAGCGGTTGAAGCGGGCGAGAAGCTCGGCTTCTTGCCAGGCGACCTGTCACAGAAGATTGATCCGTATCTGCGCCCGCTGTACGACGCACTTTACGAGATGCTCGGCTTTGAACACGTCGCCCGCCTGATCGAAAAACAAGTGATCGAAGTGGCCCCGCTCGCCTACATGCGCGGTCGTACGCTGAACAACAGCTTTATCATTCTTGATGAAAGCCAGAACACCACGCTTGAGCAAATGAAGATGTTCCTCACCCGGATCGGCTTCGGCTCTACGGCTGTAATCACCGGCGACATTACTCAGGTTGACCTGCCGCGCGGCAGCAAGTCTGGCCTGACCCATGTAATCGATGTATTACGCGACGTGCCCGGCATCAGCTTCACTCACTTCAAGCCCAAGGACGTGGTCCGCCACCCATTGGTCCAACGTATTGTTGAAGCTTACGAGCGCTTTGAAGATCACGCACACAACAAACCTGCCAATGAACGGGGCAACGGTGATGGTTGA
- the miaB gene encoding tRNA (N6-isopentenyl adenosine(37)-C2)-methylthiotransferase MiaB encodes MTKKLYIETHGCQMNEYDSSRMVDLLGEHQALEVTERAEDADLILLNTCSIRERAQDKVYSQLGRWRELKLSNPDLVIGVGGCVASQEGAAIRDRAPYVDVVFGPQTLHRLPEMINAARTTKLPQVDVSFPEIEKFDRLPEPRIDGPTAYVSVMEGCSKYCTFCVVPYTRGEEVSRPMADVLSEILHLAENGVREVTLLGQNVNGYRGDTGNGQIADFAELLYAVAAIDGIDRIRYMTSHPLEFSDALIQAHADIPELVKYLHLPVQSGSDRILAAMKRNHTALEFKSRIRKLKAVVPDILISSDFIIGFPGETEKDFEQTMKLVEDVGFDFSFSFVYSSRPGTPAADLPDDTPEELKKQRLKILQDRINQIGSANTRRMVGSIQRILVSDYSRKDPGMLQGRTESNRVVNFRCDNPSLIGQFVDVMIDSAQSYSLRGSLITDSGAE; translated from the coding sequence ATGACCAAGAAGCTTTATATCGAAACCCACGGCTGCCAGATGAACGAGTACGACAGCTCGCGCATGGTCGATCTTTTGGGCGAACATCAAGCACTGGAAGTTACTGAACGCGCTGAGGATGCAGATTTGATTCTGCTCAACACGTGCTCCATCCGTGAGCGCGCGCAGGACAAGGTATATTCCCAGCTGGGCCGCTGGCGTGAACTGAAACTAAGCAACCCGGATCTGGTTATTGGCGTTGGCGGCTGCGTGGCCAGTCAGGAAGGCGCGGCAATTCGCGATCGAGCACCCTATGTCGATGTGGTGTTCGGCCCGCAAACCTTGCACCGCCTGCCGGAAATGATCAACGCGGCACGCACCACCAAACTACCGCAGGTTGATGTTTCATTCCCTGAGATCGAAAAATTCGATCGCCTGCCAGAACCGCGCATTGACGGGCCAACCGCCTACGTATCGGTGATGGAAGGCTGCAGCAAGTACTGCACCTTCTGCGTGGTGCCCTACACCCGCGGCGAAGAAGTCAGCCGGCCCATGGCCGACGTGCTGAGCGAGATTCTCCATCTGGCTGAAAACGGCGTGCGTGAAGTGACTCTGCTTGGGCAAAACGTCAATGGCTACCGCGGCGACACCGGCAACGGCCAGATCGCTGACTTTGCCGAGTTACTCTATGCAGTTGCCGCAATTGATGGCATCGACCGCATTCGCTACATGACCTCGCACCCGCTGGAGTTTTCCGACGCGTTGATTCAAGCCCATGCAGACATTCCCGAGCTGGTGAAGTACCTGCATTTACCTGTGCAATCCGGCTCAGACCGGATTCTCGCGGCCATGAAGCGCAACCACACGGCACTTGAGTTCAAATCGCGGATTCGCAAGCTGAAAGCCGTGGTGCCAGATATTCTGATCAGCTCTGACTTCATCATCGGTTTCCCAGGCGAGACCGAGAAAGATTTCGAGCAAACCATGAAACTGGTTGAAGATGTTGGCTTCGATTTCTCTTTCTCGTTCGTCTACAGCTCACGCCCCGGCACGCCGGCAGCAGATTTGCCCGACGACACCCCCGAAGAATTGAAAAAGCAGCGCCTGAAGATTCTTCAGGACCGCATCAATCAGATCGGCTCGGCAAACACGCGCCGCATGGTCGGCAGCATCCAGCGCATTCTGGTCAGTGATTATTCAAGAAAAGACCCTGGCATGCTCCAAGGTCGTACCGAGAGCAATCGCGTAGTCAACTTCCGCTGCGACAACCCAAGCCTGATTGGCCAATTTGTCGACGTGATGATTGATAGCGCTCAGTCCTACTCTCTGCGCGGCAGTCTGATCACCGATTCCGGCGCGGAATAA
- a CDS encoding DUF1820 family protein codes for MSKREPIYKVIFLNQGQVYEMYAKQIFQSDLWGFLEVEEFVFGERTQVVVDPSEEKLKAQFDGVVRSFVPMHSIIRIDEVERLGTPKISEARGGGNVMPFPMPMPDK; via the coding sequence ATGAGTAAGCGCGAACCTATCTATAAAGTGATTTTTCTGAATCAGGGGCAGGTGTACGAAATGTACGCCAAGCAGATTTTTCAAAGCGATCTGTGGGGCTTTCTTGAGGTGGAGGAGTTTGTCTTTGGTGAGCGTACTCAGGTCGTGGTCGACCCGAGTGAAGAGAAGCTCAAGGCACAGTTTGATGGTGTTGTGCGTAGCTTTGTCCCCATGCATTCGATCATCCGGATTGATGAAGTCGAGCGCTTAGGCACGCCGAAGATCAGTGAAGCCAGAGGTGGCGGCAACGTCATGCCGTTTCCAATGCCGATGCCTGATAAATAA
- a CDS encoding tetratricopeptide repeat protein, with protein sequence MNRTGRALTLGCLLLLPSLAFASGNSLLIPATGSCSLNTAPEELPEALDACLASANAGDPQAAYELGEFHYDGKRAPRDLQQSLNWFEQASLKGHAQAQYRLGMMFFRGEGVQANNIQAFIVLKMAAVNGSDEAMDSADLIAEKMERNELEISNQVLGQIFRNYLQELQTAEHITPFNPLP encoded by the coding sequence ATGAACCGCACCGGCCGCGCCCTCACACTGGGCTGCCTGCTGCTTCTGCCTTCACTCGCTTTCGCGAGCGGTAATTCGCTGCTCATTCCAGCGACAGGGAGTTGCTCACTAAATACCGCCCCCGAAGAACTGCCTGAGGCGCTTGATGCTTGCCTCGCGTCCGCCAACGCTGGCGACCCGCAAGCGGCATACGAGCTGGGCGAGTTCCATTACGACGGTAAACGTGCGCCCCGTGACCTGCAGCAATCGCTCAACTGGTTCGAGCAAGCCTCATTAAAAGGTCATGCGCAGGCGCAATATCGGCTCGGCATGATGTTCTTCCGTGGAGAAGGCGTGCAGGCCAATAATATTCAGGCGTTTATCGTGCTGAAAATGGCCGCGGTCAATGGCTCGGATGAAGCCATGGACAGCGCAGACCTGATCGCAGAGAAAATGGAGCGCAATGAGCTGGAGATATCCAACCAAGTGCTGGGGCAGATATTCCGCAACTATTTGCAAGAACTGCAAACCGCCGAGCATATAACGCCCTTCAATCCGCTGCCTTAA
- the hemL gene encoding glutamate-1-semialdehyde 2,1-aminomutase: MSRSETLFANAQKHIPGGVNSPVRAFKSVGGTPLFFKHAAGAYVTDEDDKRYVDYVGSWGPMILGHSHPEVLDAVRKQLEHGLSYGAPTAMETEMADLVCSIVPSMEMVRMVSSGTEATMSAIRLARGFTGRDSIIKFEGCYHGHSDSLLVKAGSGALTLGVPSSPGVPEAFAKHTLTLPFNDIDAVAKCLSEVGNEVACIIVEPVAGNMNCVPPAPGFLEGLREQCDKHGVVLIFDEVMTGFRVALGGAQAHYGVTPDLSTFGKIIGGGMPVGCFGGKRAIMSHIAPLGPVYQAGTLSGNPLAMAAGLTTLRLISRPGFHAELSDYTTRLLQGLQERADAAGIAFTTTQAGGMFGLYFTERKHISSFEDVMSSDSERFKQFFHLMLKGGVYLAPSAFEAGFTSIALGDTELKLTLDAAEHAFAEMTKA, encoded by the coding sequence ATGTCACGTTCAGAAACTCTATTTGCCAACGCCCAGAAACATATTCCGGGCGGTGTTAACTCGCCGGTTCGCGCCTTTAAAAGCGTGGGTGGCACGCCACTTTTCTTCAAGCACGCTGCCGGCGCTTATGTCACTGACGAAGATGACAAGCGCTATGTCGACTACGTAGGCTCGTGGGGCCCGATGATTCTCGGCCACAGCCACCCAGAGGTTCTCGACGCAGTGCGCAAGCAGCTGGAACACGGCCTGTCTTACGGCGCACCGACGGCCATGGAAACCGAGATGGCAGATCTGGTGTGCAGCATTGTGCCTTCCATGGAAATGGTGCGCATGGTTAGCTCCGGCACCGAAGCCACCATGAGCGCAATTCGTCTGGCACGCGGCTTCACCGGTCGTGACTCAATCATCAAGTTCGAAGGCTGCTACCACGGTCACTCCGACAGCTTGCTGGTAAAAGCCGGCTCGGGCGCCCTGACCCTCGGCGTACCCAGCTCGCCCGGCGTACCTGAAGCCTTCGCCAAACACACCCTGACACTGCCATTCAACGACATCGACGCCGTGGCCAAGTGCCTCAGCGAAGTCGGCAACGAGGTTGCTTGCATCATCGTCGAGCCAGTTGCTGGCAACATGAACTGCGTACCGCCAGCTCCAGGTTTCCTTGAGGGTTTGCGTGAGCAGTGCGACAAGCACGGTGTAGTGCTGATTTTCGACGAAGTGATGACCGGCTTCCGTGTTGCGCTTGGCGGCGCCCAGGCGCATTACGGCGTCACCCCGGATCTGTCGACCTTCGGCAAGATTATCGGCGGCGGCATGCCAGTCGGCTGCTTCGGTGGTAAGCGCGCAATCATGAGTCACATCGCACCGCTGGGTCCGGTCTACCAAGCAGGCACCTTGTCTGGCAACCCGCTGGCCATGGCCGCAGGCTTGACCACACTGCGCCTGATTAGCCGCCCAGGCTTCCACGCCGAACTAAGCGACTACACCACACGCTTACTGCAAGGTTTGCAGGAACGTGCCGATGCAGCAGGCATCGCCTTCACTACCACTCAAGCTGGCGGCATGTTTGGCCTGTACTTCACCGAGCGCAAGCACATCAGCAGTTTTGAAGACGTGATGAGCAGCGACAGCGAGCGCTTCAAGCAGTTCTTCCACCTGATGCTCAAAGGCGGCGTTTACCTCGCGCCAAGCGCATTCGAAGCTGGCTTCACCTCGATCGCCCTTGGCGATACTGAACTGAAGCTGACTCTTGACGCTGCCGAGCATGCGTTCGCCGAGATGACTAAAGCCTGA